The following proteins are encoded in a genomic region of Chloracidobacterium sp.:
- a CDS encoding FecR domain-containing protein — MDTKRALPILSLVLSMMCGGAVAAASAQTDMPNASSGTVLDAQYKPEVTARVARISFISGDAQVRRSDGSDWETATLNLPLVEGDELTTSPGTRVEIQFDKNTFARLAENAYIKLTTLKDEGIVVSLPSGTMLVTVDKFDKDRSFFEIDAPTTTVALQRSGMYRVDAGQQGDDQISVSVFDKGEARIYSDTGGFTLKDGRMAMVYIAGPNAGEWATGNASKNADDLDTWASSRDDANSRQLKAAYYNRYYDDHIYGADDLDAYGQWIDTAQYGYVWQPYSSSLSTYANWTPYRYGTWRWLPPYGWTWVNDEPWGWATYHYGRWFYWNGSWNWSPYGSYRYSRSWWSPALVVFTTYAGNYCWYPLPYNYAYYNFNYYYFNTYHSGGHHGTQPTPAATPDPFGTKGPRQPPIAQVPPIAVITVPPDKFGAKQNSAATANNTIAQAVLKRMPRASESAPVLPDVTRDRAVLNRSVRVKNPPLAVKADEIRTGATSRTPGASLDEQLRTTRMMGGRAPAATGGTLPSATTRNTGAVVREPVRTTPIRQPQMTQREPVRTTPTYTPPSNTQREPVRTKTPYIPPPNTQREPVRTTPTYTPPRNTQREPVRQTPTYSPPAQREPVRQAPIRAAPKEESRPAPLNSERTRKKGD; from the coding sequence ATGGACACGAAGCGAGCATTGCCAATTTTGAGTTTGGTGCTCTCGATGATGTGCGGCGGCGCAGTTGCCGCTGCTTCCGCGCAGACAGATATGCCGAACGCATCATCGGGAACGGTATTGGACGCTCAGTATAAACCGGAGGTGACGGCGCGCGTCGCACGGATCAGTTTTATTTCAGGAGATGCACAAGTTCGGCGTTCGGACGGCAGCGATTGGGAGACGGCAACGCTTAACCTTCCGCTGGTCGAGGGAGATGAGCTTACGACGTCGCCGGGCACACGCGTCGAGATACAATTCGACAAGAACACCTTCGCGCGGCTTGCCGAGAACGCCTACATCAAGCTCACAACGCTCAAGGACGAAGGCATTGTCGTAAGCCTGCCGTCGGGGACGATGCTTGTAACTGTCGATAAATTCGACAAGGACCGATCTTTCTTTGAGATCGATGCACCGACGACCACGGTTGCGTTGCAAAGGTCCGGTATGTACCGCGTTGACGCAGGCCAGCAAGGCGACGATCAGATCAGCGTTTCGGTATTCGACAAGGGCGAGGCACGAATCTATTCGGATACAGGCGGCTTCACACTGAAGGACGGCCGCATGGCGATGGTCTATATCGCAGGGCCGAACGCGGGCGAATGGGCGACCGGCAACGCATCAAAGAATGCAGATGACCTCGATACATGGGCATCGAGCCGCGATGATGCCAATTCACGTCAACTCAAGGCTGCGTATTACAACAGATATTACGACGATCATATTTACGGTGCTGATGATCTCGACGCATACGGCCAATGGATAGACACTGCTCAGTACGGATATGTGTGGCAGCCTTACAGCTCGTCGCTCAGCACTTATGCGAATTGGACGCCGTACCGCTACGGAACTTGGCGTTGGCTGCCGCCTTACGGCTGGACGTGGGTCAATGATGAGCCGTGGGGCTGGGCAACCTATCACTACGGCCGCTGGTTCTACTGGAACGGTTCATGGAACTGGTCGCCGTACGGCTCGTACCGATACAGCCGAAGCTGGTGGTCGCCGGCTCTCGTGGTCTTTACGACATACGCCGGCAACTACTGCTGGTATCCGCTGCCGTATAACTACGCGTACTACAACTTCAATTACTACTATTTCAACACTTATCACAGCGGCGGCCATCATGGCACCCAACCGACGCCGGCGGCGACGCCCGATCCTTTCGGTACAAAAGGGCCGCGCCAGCCGCCGATAGCGCAAGTGCCGCCGATCGCCGTGATCACCGTTCCGCCGGATAAGTTCGGTGCAAAGCAGAACAGTGCGGCAACGGCGAACAATACCATCGCGCAGGCTGTGCTCAAGCGTATGCCGCGAGCGAGTGAATCCGCGCCGGTCTTGCCTGATGTTACACGCGACAGAGCGGTCTTGAACCGGAGCGTTCGTGTAAAGAACCCGCCGCTTGCCGTAAAGGCTGACGAGATAAGGACCGGTGCGACATCCCGCACGCCGGGAGCATCGCTTGATGAGCAGTTGAGAACGACACGTATGATGGGCGGGCGGGCGCCGGCGGCAACAGGAGGCACTCTACCGTCCGCGACGACGCGAAATACGGGTGCGGTCGTGCGTGAGCCGGTGCGTACGACGCCGATACGACAGCCGCAAATGACGCAGCGTGAGCCGGTTAGAACGACGCCGACATACACGCCGCCGAGCAATACACAGCGCGAGCCTGTAAGAACGAAGACGCCGTACATACCGCCGCCGAACACCCAGCGCGAGCCGGTGCGAACGACGCCGACATATACGCCGCCGCGCAATACGCAGCGTGAACCTGTCAGGCAAACCCCAACCTATTCGCCGCCGGCTCAACGTGAGCCTGTGAGGCAAGCGCCGATACGGGCGGCTCCGAAAGAGGAGTCAAGGCCGGCTCCTTTGAACAGCGAGCGAACGCGGAAAAAGGGCGACTAA
- a CDS encoding nuclear transport factor 2 family protein, with the protein MKKIITIVFCIVFASTASLAQKGAAASKADPTKGVRNAFDRLVEGIKQADAEKVMSSYEKSPNLLIFNNNGTATKGWDDINTVTREVYAKLSNVTLDITGLNIQMLSKTSAFVTCKWVQTQENNGKLENAAGRMTLVYKLIGKDWKIVHRHTSPDKPDAARPVFPSERQP; encoded by the coding sequence ATGAAAAAGATAATTACGATCGTCTTTTGTATCGTTTTCGCTTCGACGGCTTCATTAGCTCAAAAGGGTGCCGCAGCATCAAAGGCAGACCCGACGAAAGGAGTTCGCAACGCCTTTGACCGCCTTGTCGAGGGCATCAAGCAGGCCGACGCTGAGAAGGTGATGAGCTCCTATGAGAAAAGCCCGAACCTTCTTATTTTCAACAATAACGGAACTGCGACGAAAGGCTGGGACGATATCAACACTGTTACGCGCGAGGTCTATGCAAAGCTGTCGAACGTTACACTCGATATCACGGGCCTGAATATTCAGATGCTGAGCAAGACGAGCGCGTTCGTAACCTGCAAATGGGTGCAGACGCAGGAGAATAACGGCAAGCTGGAAAATGCTGCGGGCAGAATGACACTTGTTTACAAGCTCATCGGAAAGGATTGGAAGATCGTCCATCGGCATACTTCGCCCGATAAGCCCGACGCGGCACGGCCGGTATTTCCATCGGAACGGCAGCCGTAA
- a CDS encoding YggS family pyridoxal phosphate-dependent enzyme, which yields MTFDIAAAIAEVRGRIEAAAQRSGRDPREITLVAVSKTYPAETIREAMAAGLNVFGENRVQEAEAKIGEIGRDVCWHLIGHLQSNKARKAVQLIDVIHSLDSVELAERLERICLEEGRNRLDVLVQVDLAGEAAKSGVTEADLSLLTKYLATCKCLLLKGFMLMPPFFEDAEDTRPYFRRLREIRDEMLPGGELSMGMSHDLEVAIEEGATMVRVGTSIFGRR from the coding sequence ATGACATTCGACATTGCAGCGGCAATAGCCGAAGTTCGCGGCAGGATCGAGGCGGCGGCACAAAGGTCGGGCCGCGATCCGCGGGAGATCACACTCGTGGCAGTGAGCAAAACGTACCCGGCCGAGACGATCCGCGAGGCAATGGCCGCCGGGCTGAATGTTTTCGGCGAAAATCGAGTTCAGGAGGCAGAGGCGAAGATCGGCGAGATCGGACGTGACGTGTGTTGGCATCTGATCGGCCATTTGCAGTCGAACAAGGCGCGCAAGGCGGTACAGCTCATCGATGTGATCCATTCACTCGATTCCGTCGAACTGGCCGAGCGGCTTGAGCGTATCTGTCTTGAAGAGGGCCGCAACAGGCTCGACGTGCTCGTTCAAGTCGATCTCGCGGGCGAGGCGGCGAAATCGGGCGTAACAGAGGCTGATCTCTCACTATTGACCAAGTATCTTGCAACGTGCAAGTGTTTGTTACTAAAGGGTTTTATGTTGATGCCTCCATTTTTTGAAGACGCGGAAGATACTCGGCCCTATTTCCGGCGTCTGCGCGAGATCAGGGACGAGATGCTGCCCGGAGGTGAGCTTTCGATGGGTATGAGCCACGATCTGGAAGTCGCAATAGAGGAAGGGGCGACGATGGTGCGTGTTGGCACGTCAATTTTCGGCCGGAGGTGA
- a CDS encoding YggT family protein gives MLSLTVYPIIFLVAWSVFGIFAALLVLRLIFSYADPNPFGKVGRFSFRIRKLTEKWVYPAARLFAVYRIDTRLAPLLTSLIGLVLTYFVTQIVGNTLFVIDGLTAGIARGSVSIVIGFVLYAVLSLLILFIFIRFIASWFVFTRNTFMGFVRRVTDPILLPVQRLIPPIGMFDISAMIVLIVISFLQSLVLNVFVRN, from the coding sequence ATGCTTTCGCTTACAGTCTATCCGATCATTTTTCTTGTCGCGTGGTCCGTCTTCGGCATATTTGCGGCACTTCTAGTTTTGCGGCTTATATTTTCGTATGCTGATCCGAACCCGTTCGGCAAGGTCGGCAGGTTCAGTTTCAGGATCCGAAAACTCACGGAGAAGTGGGTTTATCCGGCTGCTCGACTTTTCGCGGTTTATCGCATCGATACGCGGCTCGCGCCGCTTCTGACTTCGCTTATCGGGCTTGTCCTGACCTATTTTGTTACCCAGATCGTCGGAAATACGCTGTTTGTGATCGACGGCCTGACTGCCGGCATAGCACGCGGAAGCGTCAGCATCGTCATCGGATTTGTGCTCTACGCAGTGCTCAGCCTGCTGATACTCTTTATCTTCATACGCTTTATCGCGTCGTGGTTCGTCTTTACGCGAAATACCTTTATGGGCTTTGTCCGCCGCGTTACCGACCCGATACTATTGCCCGTGCAGCGGCTCATACCGCCGATCGGGATGTTCGACATATCGGCGATGATCGTGCTGATCGTTATCAGCTTTCTGCAGTCGCTGGTGCTTAATGTTTTTGTACGCAATTGA
- a CDS encoding DUF167 domain-containing protein: MIEYSENDRSVTFSVTVVPRASVTKIVGEHNGTLKLRIAAPPVDGAANREVTSALAKAFGVPRSAVEIIGGQTSKLKRVQINGAAAAKIAAILQAESAA; this comes from the coding sequence TTGATCGAATACAGTGAAAACGACCGCTCGGTCACCTTCAGCGTTACCGTTGTTCCGCGTGCTTCCGTTACAAAGATCGTCGGCGAACATAACGGAACGCTCAAGCTGCGGATCGCGGCTCCGCCGGTTGACGGTGCGGCGAACCGCGAAGTAACCTCAGCTCTCGCAAAGGCTTTCGGTGTGCCGCGATCGGCTGTTGAGATCATCGGCGGGCAAACGTCAAAGCTCAAGCGGGTTCAGATAAATGGTGCTGCCGCTGCCAAGATCGCGGCGATTTTGCAGGCAGAAAGTGCGGCGTGA
- a CDS encoding YebC/PmpR family DNA-binding transcriptional regulator has translation MSGHSKWHTIKHKKGALDAKRGKIFTKLIKEITVAARTGGSGDVDSNARLRKAVSDAKGQNMPNDTIDRAIKRGTGELEGAQYDEVVYEGYGPGGVAVMVEAMTDNRNRTVAEIRHIFSKNGGNMGESGSVGWMFDRKGYIVVDKAAKSEEELFEIAVGAGADDMQDDGEVFEIFTAIENFDAVHDALKGAGIEPQAAEISQIPQNYIKLEGQDAKTMMKLYDALDDNDDVQKVWANFDIDESELE, from the coding sequence ATGTCAGGACACAGTAAGTGGCACACTATCAAGCATAAGAAAGGAGCTCTCGATGCAAAACGCGGGAAGATCTTCACAAAGCTGATCAAAGAGATCACCGTCGCGGCACGCACGGGCGGAAGCGGCGATGTCGATTCGAATGCGAGGCTTCGCAAGGCCGTTTCTGACGCTAAGGGCCAGAATATGCCGAACGACACTATCGATCGCGCCATAAAACGCGGTACAGGCGAACTCGAAGGAGCACAGTACGATGAGGTTGTCTATGAGGGTTACGGCCCGGGCGGCGTTGCCGTCATGGTCGAGGCAATGACGGACAACCGCAATCGCACCGTGGCCGAGATCCGGCATATTTTCTCAAAGAACGGCGGTAATATGGGCGAGAGCGGTTCGGTCGGATGGATGTTCGACCGCAAGGGCTACATTGTTGTCGATAAGGCGGCAAAGAGCGAGGAAGAGTTGTTCGAGATCGCCGTCGGAGCCGGTGCCGACGATATGCAGGATGACGGCGAGGTGTTCGAGATATTTACCGCTATTGAGAATTTTGATGCGGTTCACGACGCGTTGAAAGGAGCGGGCATCGAACCGCAAGCCGCCGAGATCTCACAAATACCGCAAAACTACATCAAACTCGAGGGCCAAGATGCCAAGACCATGATGAAACTCTACGACGCGCTCGACGATAACGATGACGTCCAGAAGGTATGGGCGAACTTCGATATAGACGAAAGTGAACTCGAGTAG